Part of the Xenopus tropicalis strain Nigerian chromosome 3, UCB_Xtro_10.0, whole genome shotgun sequence genome, tgaaataatatatagatagccATTGTGTTGGAGTGGGTGGAGTGTCTACTATGGTGAGCTGTAGACTAAACAATATCAAACAGTACAAAAGATGGTGGCATATGGGTTTCAAAGTGGAAGCATGAAAATGggttatgtcccctttaataatacAGTAGATACAGAAAAGATAATGGAGAAAAAAAGAAGGAATGTGAAGGAAAGCCCTAGCCACCACACGTGGGTAATAAGTTACATGATAGCTAACATTGTAGGCCTAAATGTTGGGTACTAACACTGGAGGATAAGGAGTCTCAGATTATTTTTGACTAGAGGGGCAAAAAGGACAAAAATCAGGGGCAACAAGGGGCACCCTTGAGAATTCTCCCATGTTCTTGTCCATAGCTGAGTTTGAGCACAGGCCAAGCATTTGAAGCCAATCACTATACAAAAATTTGTATCAACATGGACAAGGTTGCAAGTTGTCCATTTAGTCCTTACATATTGATATGGCAGAGATGTCTTTGATGGTTAAGGTGTCTATTTATagctatatagaatatatagaaatatggatATTTATAGCTAATATACTTCTTATATTACCTTTAACAAGGCTCAGACAAACTCTGCAACCATGTTATTTACTGCTTCTGTGTCTTTGCAGGCTGAATGCTCCATCCCATTGGTGTTTTTGGCACCTTGTTATCTTCTGCTTCATTCCAGACCCTCATTGCAGTGATGTACGATGTAGTTTGGGTAAATCAGAGGTCTCCATGATTCTAGAACCAGGAGATGTTCTAATAGGTGTGCTGCTCCCATTCCATGTTGGTAGAATACCTCTGAAGACAACATTTACTGAGACACCACCCCAGCTCCCCTGTGCACGGTGAGATCTATTAAATGTATCTGTTTTCGTGTATGGGGGAAAATAGTACACGGGACTGTCAGTGTATTTccttataaatgaataaatgcaataaaaaaggtCACAATTATAACCTCTTGAATCTGTAAATTCTACCATTCTCTTGTTGTGTTTGTGTGCCCAACTGCCTAGTTCACTATACATATATGTGCTGTAGAATGCTATGGTGTGATGATCAGTTGTGAAGACACTCATTAATGATGGGTAAGATCTCTGCTGGGGACACCTGCCCAATATTAGCCCATAATTTGTATTCCCTAATAAAGTTGACCCAATGGGTCAACTAAATTACAGCAAAAGGTTAAGAAGTGCCTTAGGGGAAATGTCAAAAGATCATGTTACACACGTATTGTTGGAAGGGGAAAAGCTGGGCAATGTGTGGCAGACTCACCCCCAATCacttagggcagtggttctcaaccttcctaatgctgtgaccctttaatacagttcctcatgttgtggtgacccctaaccataaaattattcctaagaccattggaaatatgtgttttccgatggtcttaggcgacccctgtgaaagggtcccgacccacaggttgagagccgctgacttaggggcacatttttaaatatccaaaaaccACTCCGATTCATGccaattgggtttttttttatttcccagagctttttattttttggtcgggGAAAGTAAAACCCGATTGGCACAAATCGGGCTATTCGGATGATGAAACCACGCAAGAGTTTGGAAACTCCAGAGTGGGTTTTGGGTACGAATGCTCGagcattcataaatgtgccccatagtgtgccaGTAAGCTACAGTTAAAGGGATATTTTACCTTTTATGGAAATAATTGCAAAGTAGTTGTACTTTTGGGTGTAAATGTCACATACATGTTGTCAATAAAAGATGCGGACCACCCTTGTGTTACCTGAATCACTCTTATATCACATATTGCAGCCATCCTTTGTGTGTTATTGAGACGGCTTCCACAAGactctttgttttgtttgtctaacAAATTAATATCCTGTAGACCCTTGTCTCTGAGTCTTCTTCTACAACAAGGTTCAAGTTCAGGTACAAACTTACCAACAGGTCAACATGCTTTAGCTAATATGGTTTTGTGtcatatttagggatgcaccgaatcccggattcagttcgggatttggctgaatctgggattttttttaaggattcggtttcggatCTGCAGTCccggccaaaccaaatccgaatgcgaattagcataaattagcatatgctagggTTAAATTGCCAGGCGATTTTAACCCCTTCCCATCCTAATTAACACATGTTAATTAGGTTTTGGATTCGattcgggatttggccgaatccttcagtgtgggtttgggggttcagccgaacccaaaaaagtgggttcggtgcatccctagtcataTTTGTCTGTGGTCATTTTTGGAAGCATAAATGGTCtttccccataattccattaaacaacacaaaatgaaaatgtgaaTAATAAAATGCAGTTGTGTAAACCCAGTTATATATCATAGTCTATATCATCTTGAAATGATTTATTCCTTTTACTTGTGGTCTTGGTCGTGCTTTCATCCTTTGATTTGTACAGGGCTCAATTCTTACAAAGAGAACATTGTCTATGTTCCCACCATTTACCTAAGTCTTCATCTTCAATTTTCATCAGAGACTTCATCTTCAGTTCTTTAATTGGTCATCAGTTAATCTTGACTTCATGTTTAAAGGTTTCTCCTGGAAACATACCAGCAGTTCCAAGCCATGAGGTTTGCATTGGATGAGATAAACAAAAGCCCAACTCTTCTTCCCAACGTTACTCTTGGCTTCTATGTCTACGACTCATGTGCACATCTGAGGAAGGAACAGGAGGGAACGCTATGGATGCTGACGGGTATGAATAAGACTGTACCCAATTATTGTTGCCAAGAATGGCCACGTTTGGCTGCTGTCCTTGGGCATTCGGTATCTACTTATTCTATTCTAATGGCCCATGTTCTGGGGCTCTACAGGTACCCCCAGGTAAGATTTGTCATCAAATATGAATATATTCTAATTTATCGATACAAGGGGGTTAAGTACAAAAATGAGGTCAACCCCAACAGAGTTATGGAACTGGATACTGCCCATGAGAgtaaagagtagtgatgggcgaaatgtttcgccaggcatggatttgcggcgaatttccacgttttgccattggcggaatgtttcgcgaaacggatgaaagaattcactgcacgtccaaaagAATAttcgcgtgacaaaagaatagccgcggacgacaaaagaatagcccgtgataaaagaatagccgcggatgacaaaagaatagccgcgggtgacaaaagaatagccgcgggcgacaaaagaatagccgcgggtgacaaaagaatagccgcgggcgacaaaagaacagccgtggccgacaaaagaaaagcctgtgacaaaagaatagccgcgggtgacaaaagaatagccgcgggcgacaaaagaatagccgtggccgacaaaagaaaagcctgtgacaaaagaatagccgcgggtgacaaaagaatagccacgggcgacaaaagaatagccgtggccaacaaaagaatagccgcgcgacaaaagaatagtcacgggtgactttttttttacatgcaacatttttgacatttcgcaaatttttcggtgttTCGTGAATCTCTTGAAAGATAAATTTACATTTAGCAGTACCTGCTTGACCTAATGAGAGTTAGTTCATTATAGAGATTATTATTATGGAGAGTACAATTTTTATATTGTACTGACGACCTAACAATATGACCAAGTACTACTCAGAAGTAGAGACTAGTGATAAttgaattttttccccaggcatggattcgcagcgaatttccgcatttcgccattggcaaatagttttacGAAACTTAAAAATCCATGAAAATTCGCACGGAAAAATTTTGCGCACTGAATTTTATTTGTTTCGTGTCAAAAAACGtgcgtgacaaaaaatagacgtggacgacaaaaaaagatgcaggcgacgaaaaaaatcgcacgacaaatgcgtttcacgaattttcttgccgtttcacgaattttatggtgaagcgaaaagggacagattcactcatcgctagtagAGACTAGTGGTTCATGTCACTCGATTCTGTCCACTTAgaccaaggatccccaaccttttttcttgcgagccacactcagatgtaaaaactGTTAGAGAGCCACACTAGGATGaaaaaggactgtgattggttatttttagCTCCATGGGGAcggctggcctgcaggaggctctgcttggagcaaaacagtgtctctgggcttccaaaacttgcctccaagccagaaatgttaaAAAAGGCACATACTTTGGGGCTACTGgaggcaacatcaaagggggtggcgagcaacatgttgctcctgagccattggttggcgATCACTGACTTAGACAGTATACGTGAGAATATAACATCCTTCCTTTATGCATATGATTAacactagtgatgaacgaatctgccccgtttcgcttcaccataaaattcgcgaaacggcaagaaaattcgaaaaacggcaaaaaatttgcgaaacgcatttgtcgcgtgtttttttttgtcgcccgcgtcttttttgtctcccgtgtctatttttgcctttttctggCATGGccttgcccaatttgacgtgaccgtgcactttttttacgcgaccacgcccttttttgcaTGGCTGCGTCCAaattgacgcgaccatgcccgaATTGACATGACCACACGCTTTTTTGAAGCAACCGTGCCCGaattgatgcaaccgcgcccaaatTGGCGCAACCTTTTTTTAAGTgaagtggcgaaatgcggaaattcgctgcaaatccatgcctggcaaaaaaattcgctcatcactaattaacacCTGCCAAAtggtttccctcagacagtaggGACAGTTGTTGCAGAGATCCTCCCTACTCTGTATAATTGGTTTGGGTGGGACCTGCTTTCCCACATTGTGTGTAAAAAGCATATTTtaccttttatatttttaattctgcAGTAAAATACAACATAAAAATTAAATAGAATCAACATGAAAGGATGTGGATGTGAAACAGATAATAGTTTCCTCATTATATAGGGATGACCTACTGTATACCCAGGTGGAAGATTGGATTTCCCTATTGCTTCAAGAATATTATGAGATGTCCTGTCCCTAAGGGATTGCTATGTGCTAGGATCTTGGTGTTCTAGGTGGCTCATCTGTAGGTGATGAGCTGAGGTTCTCTTCTAGATTCACCCATTCTTGTAAAATGTAACATACTTATCCTTGATGCAATGCATCTATATAACCTTTTATGGTCTGAATTAAACATATTTCTTGTTCTGTCTCTATGAACTTAGATCAGTCATTACTCAACCAGCTCCTCCCTGAGTGACCGGTCACAGTTCCCTTCCTTCTTCAGGACAGTCCCCAGTGATGCTTTCCAGTCACGTGGACTCGCCCACCTCCTGCTGTATTTTGGATGGACATGGGTGGGTCTGGTTGGCATGGGAAGTGATTATGGACAACAGGGAGTTTATCTCATCACACAAGAGCTTATTAAAGCTGGAGCTTGTGTAGCCTTTACTGGTTTCATCCTTTCTGATCATGATGATAAGAATGTGCCGTATCTAACCAGAATCATCAAAGAGTCAACAGCGAGAGTAATAGTGGTGTTTGCCCCTGACATCTATGTTGCTGCACTTTTGGATGAGCTACTGAAGCAGAACCTGTCTGGGAAAACCTTTGTGGCGAGTGAAGCCTGGTCCATATCATCAATGTTATCAGCTGAAAAATATTCTCCAGTACTCACTGGCGTCATTGGGTTCACATTTTCTAGCTCACCATTACCAGGGCTTAGGGGCTTCCTTAACAAGGTCCATCCCTCTAATACACCGGGAGAAACCATAACTAAAATATTTTGGGAAAACATCTTTAAATGCAAATTTATGGACCAGGGAAATCTCACTGGAACATGGATAAATTCTACGAAGCTTTGCACAGGAAAGGAAGATCTAGAAACGGTTGAGAGCAGCTACAATGATGTGTCTAACCTAAGAAGCTCCTACAGTATATACACTTCTATCCAGATCCTAGCCCGGTCTTTGCACAATCTCTTCTCATGTTGGAATGGAAAAGAAACACTTTCTGATGGAACTTGTGTGGATGctaaatattttaaaccatgGCAGGTAAGTAGTTATTGCAACTTCTTCTTGAGCTTGATCAAGTGGATTCAAAAATGGTACAGAATGCATGGAGCCTATTTATAACTATTTATTGTATCAGgaatagttacatatagttacatagggttgaaaaaagaccagagtccatcaagttcaacccatccgagtaaacccagcacacacaacccacacctaccaatctatacactcacatacataaactatatatacaaccagtaatactaactgtaggaaTGACATAGAACATATAATGATTGTACTCATAAGAGTACTGCTTGACAAGCTTGTAAGCACTAAACTCATGGTAGATTGGGTAGCCACCTGGCCGGTAGTTCATCGACTTAGCTAGAAAAATACCAATTAgggccagggctggtattacaaatttactggcaatgtaggcACCGGTAAATTTGCAATAATTTGTCCTCCAACCTTGGCCTGTCCCCCCACTTCACCCCCAATGCCttctcccagctccctttctagcCTTCCCCGCTCACTATTTCTTCTTAAATGTGGGCCACCAAAGTCATGTCCAGCCCCATTTATGTCACAGCTCTGCTCCTGATGTCATGGGCCTACCTCCTCATGGACCCGCCCCTGCTCTGGCCAGTGAAAAGATTAAggaatggtggcaaccctaatggtaGAGTGTGCTATTTCTCCTAATAAACTAGTTTTTCCCTCTCTACTGATCTCAATGTGGGCACCACCAACTCCCTCAGATTCTTATATTAAAGCTTTGTTCACCCATTTTATCAATTTTGTTCTCGGTACATATCCTGTTAACCCTACCACTGTAGTACTCAACTCTTActttataattattatagttCTTTGGGTTAATGGTAAAGTGGAGCAACATCATCATAATTTCAGATGTTTTCTCTCTACAGCTGACACATTATATTCAGAACGCCCATGTGAAACTAAGCAATGGAAGAGAGGTCTCATTTGACCTCAATGGAGATCTACCTGCAGTGTATGATATAGTAAACTGGCAGCTGGGTGTTGACGGGATCATGAAGCAGGTCAAGGTTGGGAGCTACGATACTGCAGCTGCTGATGGAAACATCTTCAATGTCAACATTAGTGCAGTGATATGGGCTCCAGGGGACCACCAGGTATACTGCTAAGATGTAAATGTGCTGTATATAAATACTGAGAGCTAAATACTGCATCTTATTTTACATAAACAAGTTTATCATGACTTAGATAACGAAGCGGTATGATTCACAAAAACAGTAAGAGGGTACATGCCCATTCATAACCATGTCTTTCTGTTAGATCCCTTCTTCTATCTGCAGT contains:
- the LOC100492627 gene encoding extracellular calcium-sensing receptor, with product MRFALDEINKSPTLLPNVTLGFYVYDSCAHLRKEQEGTLWMLTGMNKTVPNYCCQEWPRLAAVLGHSVSTYSILMAHVLGLYRYPQISHYSTSSSLSDRSQFPSFFRTVPSDAFQSRGLAHLLLYFGWTWVGLVGMGSDYGQQGVYLITQELIKAGACVAFTGFILSDHDDKNVPYLTRIIKESTARVIVVFAPDIYVAALLDELLKQNLSGKTFVASEAWSISSMLSAEKYSPVLTGVIGFTFSSSPLPGLRGFLNKVHPSNTPGETITKIFWENIFKCKFMDQGNLTGTWINSTKLCTGKEDLETVESSYNDVSNLRSSYSIYTSIQILARSLHNLFSCWNGKETLSDGTCVDAKYFKPWQLTHYIQNAHVKLSNGREVSFDLNGDLPAVYDIVNWQLGVDGIMKQVKVGSYDTAAADGNIFNVNISAVIWAPGDHQIPSSICSKSCLPGFRRAVIRGQPLCCFQCIPCPQGEISNKTGSDDCTKCSWNMWSNADKDRCIPKAIEFLSSEEPLGATLTITSIISSLVPLLVLGLFYHYKSTPIVRANNYSLSCTLLGSLSLCFLCSLPFIGCPQQLKCLLRQVAFGIVFSLCISCILAKTIMVVLAFMVTKPGSSLKKWTGPRVSYIIVSICNILQLCLCICWLSLFPPFPEYNTDTQPEIIIFICNEGSAIAFWCMLGYLGLLASISFIVAFLARRLPDSFNEAKLITFSMLAFLSVWVSFIPAYLSARGMYTVAMEVFAILSSSWAVVGCIFVPKCFIIVFRSSMNSREHLMRRARN